Proteins encoded within one genomic window of Rossellomorea vietnamensis:
- a CDS encoding EcsC family protein yields the protein MNHEREELEQWKRRYTRKSSIFKRVSKQAQTKVNEWIPEKAHKVVTESIKKMVEVTLKGSEWVSLQAAYRPELQEREVVMKERMEFYRKAATIEGAGTGAGGIFLGLADFPLLLSIKMKFLSECSLIHGYDPKQYEERLFLLYVFQLAFSSDTHKKKVLHLIKNWEDEKERLKELDWKTFQQEYRDYIDLVKMLQLIPGVGAVVGAYANYQLLDQLGEVAKFAYRIRYFHAVE from the coding sequence GTGAACCATGAGAGAGAAGAGCTGGAACAGTGGAAACGAAGATACACCAGGAAATCGTCCATCTTTAAGAGGGTATCCAAACAGGCACAAACGAAAGTGAATGAGTGGATACCTGAGAAAGCGCATAAAGTTGTCACGGAAAGCATCAAGAAAATGGTGGAGGTCACCCTGAAGGGCAGCGAATGGGTGTCCCTGCAGGCGGCCTATAGACCTGAGCTACAGGAACGGGAAGTTGTGATGAAGGAACGAATGGAATTTTACCGGAAAGCTGCCACCATCGAAGGGGCGGGAACGGGCGCCGGTGGGATCTTTCTCGGTCTTGCGGATTTTCCATTGCTCCTGTCCATTAAGATGAAATTTTTAAGTGAATGCTCCCTTATCCATGGGTATGATCCCAAACAATATGAGGAACGTCTATTTCTTCTGTATGTTTTTCAACTTGCATTCTCAAGTGATACCCATAAGAAGAAGGTCCTGCACCTCATTAAGAATTGGGAGGATGAAAAAGAAAGGCTGAAGGAACTTGACTGGAAAACCTTTCAGCAGGAGTATCGGGATTACATCGATTTGGTGAAGATGCTCCAACTCATCCCGGGTGTCGGGGCTGTTGTGGGTGCCTATGCGAATTATCAGCTATTGGATCAGCTTGGTGAAGTGGCAAAATTTGCTTATCGGATTCGCTACTTCCATGCAGTAGAATAG
- a CDS encoding phosphatase PAP2 family protein, whose protein sequence is MNKILSISAIISFVLFMTIAHFVYHDMEIVGEDYLLTNMGDLNVLEPFSVIGTELVIGIATIALILFLWWVKKDYAGIITVVVLVAGSNVLNKAIKGWMERERPSFSHGEEGFSFPSGHAMVGIVFLLVIAYFISKEISTMGLKVTIFTLAVILSLLAGFSRVAEQAHYPSDVAAGFLLGYSFFVLCIFLYEKRPAK, encoded by the coding sequence ATGAATAAAATCTTATCCATTTCAGCAATCATTTCATTTGTACTTTTTATGACCATAGCACATTTTGTTTATCATGACATGGAGATTGTCGGAGAGGATTATCTTCTCACAAACATGGGCGACTTAAATGTTTTAGAACCATTTTCCGTGATAGGGACCGAGCTGGTCATCGGAATCGCCACAATCGCCTTGATCCTGTTCCTTTGGTGGGTTAAAAAAGATTATGCAGGAATCATTACGGTCGTGGTACTGGTTGCGGGAAGTAACGTCCTGAATAAAGCCATCAAAGGGTGGATGGAACGTGAAAGACCATCGTTTTCCCATGGGGAAGAAGGATTCAGTTTTCCCAGCGGTCATGCCATGGTGGGAATCGTCTTCCTGCTGGTCATCGCTTATTTCATCAGTAAGGAAATTTCGACTATGGGATTGAAAGTCACGATCTTCACCTTGGCCGTCATCCTTTCCCTGTTGGCAGGGTTCAGCCGGGTAGCAGAACAGGCCCACTATCCCAGTGATGTTGCTGCCGGCTTCCTTCTGGGTTACTCGTTTTTCGTACTGTGTATCTTCCTATATGAAAAGCGCCCTGCAAAATAA
- a CDS encoding DoxX family protein, with amino-acid sequence MNKRKKAWKIVGLILFSFFFFLAGVFHFIEAQGFAKMVPAFIPLREELVYITGIIEFILSVLLLIPKTREKTGIITAVYLVLVFPANIYAAIKGIPAPGQEDANQLLLWIRLLFQPLLIWWVLAVSKIEKNHRFY; translated from the coding sequence ATGAATAAACGGAAAAAAGCATGGAAGATCGTCGGGCTCATATTATTCTCCTTCTTCTTCTTTCTGGCAGGGGTCTTTCATTTTATTGAAGCTCAAGGATTTGCGAAAATGGTCCCTGCGTTTATTCCTTTAAGGGAAGAGCTGGTTTATATTACGGGAATCATTGAATTTATTCTGTCAGTCCTGCTGTTGATTCCGAAGACTCGTGAAAAAACCGGGATCATCACAGCGGTTTATTTGGTTCTTGTATTTCCTGCGAATATCTATGCAGCCATTAAAGGAATTCCGGCTCCGGGACAGGAAGATGCCAATCAACTGCTGCTTTGGATCAGACTATTGTTTCAACCCCTCTTGATCTGGTGGGTGTTGGCGGTCAGTAAAATTGAAAAGAATCATCGCTTTTATTAA
- a CDS encoding M20 family metallopeptidase, which yields MLNELYQKLEDRWIEMVKIRRFLHQHPELSFQEKNTAKYIADYYKKIGVPVQEQVGGNGVVARVEGALPGKTVALRADFDALPIQDEKEVEYRSTVPGVMHACGHDGHTASLLVLGKTLHEMRETLSGTVILIHQHAEEYAPGGAKSMIEAGCLEGVDVIFGTHLWATEPLGKVLHRKGPIMAAADRFEIVIKGSGGHGAQPHKTKDSIVIGAQIIAELQQIVSRRVNPIEPAVVTVGSFIADNAFNVIADSAKLIGTVRTFNPEVRDFIEEEIEQILKGACLSGRCDYEYVYERGYPAVVNHPEETDLFIQSADTVDEVHTVEEIEMQMGGEDFAFYLEHVKGTFFFTGAKPDNVETAYPHHHPKFDLNEKALLIAAKSLASATLHYQDKHSVSEAVPK from the coding sequence TTGCTGAATGAATTATATCAGAAATTAGAAGATCGTTGGATAGAAATGGTTAAAATCAGAAGATTTCTTCATCAACACCCGGAATTATCCTTCCAGGAAAAAAATACGGCAAAGTATATTGCGGATTACTACAAAAAGATCGGGGTCCCGGTTCAAGAACAAGTCGGCGGCAATGGTGTGGTAGCGAGAGTGGAAGGGGCACTCCCCGGTAAGACCGTGGCTCTCCGTGCAGACTTTGACGCCCTTCCCATACAGGATGAAAAGGAAGTGGAATATCGTTCTACCGTTCCGGGTGTCATGCACGCCTGTGGTCATGACGGCCATACCGCGTCACTTCTAGTATTGGGGAAAACCCTTCATGAAATGCGCGAAACCCTTTCAGGGACAGTCATTCTCATACATCAGCACGCTGAAGAATATGCACCGGGAGGAGCTAAGTCCATGATTGAAGCGGGTTGCCTCGAAGGTGTGGATGTGATCTTTGGCACCCATTTATGGGCAACCGAACCACTTGGGAAGGTCCTTCACCGAAAAGGTCCGATCATGGCCGCTGCGGACCGCTTTGAAATTGTCATTAAAGGATCCGGGGGGCACGGGGCACAGCCTCACAAGACGAAGGATTCCATCGTGATCGGGGCTCAAATTATTGCAGAACTTCAACAAATCGTCAGCAGAAGAGTAAACCCGATTGAACCAGCCGTCGTGACGGTCGGCTCCTTTATAGCTGATAATGCGTTCAATGTCATAGCCGATTCAGCTAAATTGATTGGAACGGTACGGACTTTTAATCCAGAAGTCAGGGACTTTATTGAAGAAGAAATTGAACAGATTCTGAAAGGGGCCTGCCTTTCCGGGCGCTGTGATTATGAATATGTATATGAGCGGGGGTATCCGGCCGTTGTCAATCACCCTGAGGAGACGGACCTATTCATTCAAAGTGCAGATACTGTAGATGAAGTGCATACAGTGGAAGAAATCGAAATGCAGATGGGCGGTGAGGATTTTGCCTTTTATTTAGAACATGTGAAGGGTACTTTCTTCTTTACGGGAGCCAAGCCCGACAATGTGGAAACGGCCTACCCACACCACCACCCAAAGTTCGACCTTAATGAAAAAGCGCTTCTCATTGCAGCAAAGTCATTGGCAAGTGCAACACTTCACTACCAGGATAAACATTCCGTTTCGGAAGCCGTTCCGAAATAA